The Catenulispora sp. GP43 genome includes a region encoding these proteins:
- a CDS encoding STAS domain-containing protein: MEFSSTVTQTPHHVVLAVAGDVDLAAHRLFQADIEQAWDGSSDLVIDCAQVTFLDSMGLRVLVHTLQRAAEYDRRVTLAAPSAPVTRILDLAGITEMFTIVESVPGTEG, translated from the coding sequence ATGGAATTCTCCTCCACCGTGACGCAGACACCACACCACGTGGTGCTCGCGGTCGCCGGCGACGTGGACCTCGCGGCCCACCGCCTCTTCCAGGCGGACATCGAGCAGGCCTGGGACGGCTCGAGCGACCTCGTCATCGACTGCGCACAGGTCACGTTCCTGGACTCCATGGGCCTGCGCGTGCTGGTCCACACGCTCCAGCGCGCCGCCGAGTACGACCGCCGCGTCACGCTCGCCGCGCCCTCGGCCCCGGTGACCCGCATCCTGGACCTCGCCGGGATCACGGAGATGTTCACCATCGTGGAGTCGGTACCGGGGACCGAAGGCTAG
- a CDS encoding STAS domain-containing protein has translation MTELAVEPILGDDGATVLGLSVRGVLDHDNAEEFLEAFRAALPHLREAGGDVRIDCADVHSCDYAGLSALLMARREAAETGAQLILERQSPQLAALLAVGGVSDLLSPGEAADAEDGEQDFGSDQAFGSDPGGGDPGDEPPEVAVTWHGPVPVITLAGQVDLDRVEDITAAFAEAREGAPQGRTVVDLSRLEFADSTTLHVLLQARAASELVLVGPLRPQVRLLFQVTDLIEVFHFADGLDPAIGSLGLAP, from the coding sequence ATGACCGAGCTCGCGGTGGAACCGATCCTCGGCGACGACGGCGCCACGGTGCTGGGGCTGAGCGTGCGCGGCGTCCTCGACCACGACAACGCTGAGGAGTTCCTGGAGGCCTTTCGCGCGGCCCTGCCACACCTGCGTGAGGCGGGCGGTGATGTCCGGATCGACTGCGCGGACGTGCACTCCTGCGACTATGCCGGCCTGTCGGCGCTGCTGATGGCACGGCGCGAAGCCGCGGAGACCGGCGCGCAGCTGATCCTGGAGCGGCAGAGCCCGCAGTTGGCGGCCCTGCTCGCGGTCGGCGGTGTCAGCGACCTGTTGTCGCCCGGGGAAGCGGCGGACGCCGAGGACGGCGAACAAGACTTCGGAAGTGACCAAGCCTTCGGAAGCGACCCCGGCGGCGGCGACCCCGGCGACGAACCGCCCGAGGTGGCGGTGACCTGGCACGGCCCGGTCCCGGTGATCACCCTGGCCGGCCAGGTCGACCTGGACAGGGTCGAGGACATCACCGCCGCGTTCGCCGAGGCCCGCGAGGGGGCGCCGCAGGGGCGGACCGTCGTGGACCTGTCCCGCCTGGAGTTCGCGGACTCGACCACGCTCCACGTCCTGCTGCAAGCCCGGGCGGCGAGCGAGCTGGTGCTGGTCGGTCCGCTGCGTCCCCAGGTGCGCCTGCTGTTCCAGGTCACGGATCTGATCGAGGTGTTCCACTTCGCCGACGGTCTCGACCCGGCGATCGGCTCCCTGGGTCTGGCCCCGTGA
- a CDS encoding STAS domain-containing protein has product MTDSTLTVLRHDDASGAAVVAVSGELDHHTAPELTMALRGVPCTTDTPTVVDLTELAYCDSTGITVLVAAYQRAKAQNSGLVVAGLNRGLTRVFHIAGLDQILTFAPTVAEAVSLLKPAVGP; this is encoded by the coding sequence GTGACCGACAGCACTCTGACCGTCCTGCGCCACGATGACGCCTCCGGAGCCGCCGTGGTGGCGGTGAGCGGCGAGCTCGATCACCACACGGCTCCGGAGCTGACGATGGCATTGCGCGGCGTTCCGTGCACCACGGACACCCCGACGGTCGTGGACCTGACCGAGCTCGCCTACTGCGACTCCACCGGCATAACCGTCCTGGTCGCCGCGTACCAGCGCGCCAAGGCGCAGAACAGCGGGCTGGTGGTCGCGGGGCTGAACCGGGGGCTGACGCGGGTCTTCCACATCGCGGGGCTGGATCAGATCCTCACTTTCGCGCCCACGGTCGCCGAGGCCGTCAGCTTGCTGAAGCCGGCTGTCGGACCCTGA
- a CDS encoding ATP-binding protein, which produces MDAETQPAGTARVAEAAAETVLIEVPAHADYLPVIRSASAHVATRAGFTLPEVADLRLAVDEACGLLLRHTVRDEQAGLSGLGDLACRFVLEASELRVILSRDARNAARPQDDEFGWTILSALVDDIQWKVEGPTVHVEILKRRTAGE; this is translated from the coding sequence ATGGATGCTGAAACACAGCCCGCGGGGACAGCCCGCGTTGCCGAGGCCGCTGCTGAGACCGTCCTGATCGAGGTCCCGGCCCACGCCGACTACCTGCCGGTCATCCGCTCGGCCAGCGCGCACGTGGCGACCAGGGCCGGGTTCACCCTGCCGGAGGTCGCCGACCTGCGCCTGGCCGTCGACGAGGCCTGCGGGCTGCTGCTGCGGCACACGGTGCGCGACGAGCAGGCGGGCCTGTCCGGTCTGGGGGACCTGGCGTGCCGGTTCGTCCTCGAGGCCTCCGAGCTGCGCGTCATCCTCAGCCGGGACGCGCGCAACGCCGCCCGGCCGCAGGACGACGAGTTCGGCTGGACCATCCTCAGCGCGCTGGTGGACGACATCCAGTGGAAGGTGGAGGGTCCCACGGTGCACGTGGAGATCCTGAAGCGCCGCACGGCGGGAGAGTGA
- a CDS encoding DUF1206 domain-containing protein, with translation MSTRAVSRTRRQGSWTRHRGSWSAVSHSHKGALDALGRAGFVARGVVYLLVGWIALLIALDRRAGEADRTGALELIAGKPFGFVVLWFLVVGFAGMAAWRTMLAVRPHRPDKDGAGSRLASAGKAVLYIVAAYTTARFAATGHASGSSNQQSTDFTTDLMRHGGGRWLVGAVGAALVIGGGFMIKNALEKKFAKELRTGSLSGPARRRVLMLGAVGKTARGAIVVGAGGFLIDAAVRFDPSRARGVDGTLRALAAAPLGVLALIAMALGLAAFGAYSFCEARWRRL, from the coding sequence ATGAGTACACGCGCCGTATCGCGAACCCGTCGTCAGGGTTCGTGGACCCGGCACCGCGGCTCGTGGTCCGCGGTGTCGCACTCGCACAAGGGGGCCCTGGACGCCCTCGGCCGCGCCGGCTTCGTCGCCCGCGGCGTGGTCTACCTGCTGGTCGGCTGGATCGCGCTGCTCATCGCGCTGGACCGCCGGGCCGGTGAGGCCGACCGCACCGGCGCCCTGGAGCTCATCGCCGGCAAGCCGTTCGGCTTCGTCGTGCTCTGGTTCCTGGTCGTCGGGTTCGCCGGGATGGCGGCGTGGCGGACGATGCTGGCGGTGCGGCCGCACCGGCCCGACAAGGACGGAGCCGGTTCCCGGCTCGCCTCCGCCGGCAAAGCGGTGCTGTACATCGTCGCGGCGTACACCACGGCCCGGTTCGCGGCCACCGGCCATGCGAGCGGTTCCTCGAACCAGCAGTCCACCGACTTCACCACCGACCTGATGCGCCACGGCGGCGGCCGGTGGCTCGTCGGCGCGGTCGGGGCGGCCCTGGTGATCGGCGGCGGCTTCATGATCAAGAACGCGCTGGAGAAGAAGTTCGCGAAGGAACTGCGGACCGGCTCGCTGTCCGGTCCCGCCCGGCGCCGGGTGCTGATGCTGGGCGCCGTCGGCAAGACCGCGCGCGGCGCGATCGTGGTGGGCGCGGGCGGCTTCCTGATCGACGCGGCCGTCCGGTTCGATCCCTCGCGCGCCCGCGGCGTCGACGGCACTCTGCGGGCGCTGGCCGCCGCTCCGCTCGGCGTGCTCGCCCTGATCGCGATGGCCCTGGGCCTGGCCGCGTTCGGCGCCTACTCGTTCTGCGAGGCGCGGTGGCGGCGTCTGTAG
- a CDS encoding SigB/SigF/SigG family RNA polymerase sigma factor, with amino-acid sequence MNAPAKQEDYARERAAARAALVRLRKMPPGDPEYGSLRDYVIGEYMSYARYIAGKFRQRGEAQSDLEQVAYLGLVKAVDNFDPDYGAAFLTYATPMIAGEVRRHFRDTTWDVHVPRRVQENALAVRAAERELSQQLGHPPTAAEIAERLELTADEVAEAYEASAAHHTASLDVPVSMADGDGASMGELMGDVDPGFDLVVDREALKPLLAELSTRDKKILLMKFFRNMSQAQIGAELGVSQMQVSRLLSQILGRLREKVEAG; translated from the coding sequence GTGAACGCGCCCGCCAAGCAAGAGGACTATGCCCGGGAACGGGCCGCGGCCCGAGCCGCACTGGTCCGGCTGCGCAAGATGCCGCCTGGTGATCCCGAGTACGGGAGCCTGCGCGACTACGTCATCGGCGAGTACATGTCCTACGCCCGGTACATCGCGGGCAAGTTCCGCCAGCGCGGCGAGGCGCAGTCGGACCTGGAACAGGTGGCCTACCTCGGCCTGGTCAAGGCCGTCGACAACTTCGACCCGGACTACGGCGCGGCGTTCCTCACCTACGCCACCCCGATGATCGCCGGCGAGGTCCGGCGGCACTTCCGGGACACCACCTGGGACGTGCACGTCCCCCGCCGGGTGCAGGAGAACGCCCTGGCGGTCCGCGCCGCCGAACGCGAACTGTCCCAGCAGCTCGGCCACCCGCCGACCGCCGCCGAGATCGCCGAGCGCCTGGAGCTGACGGCCGACGAGGTGGCCGAGGCCTACGAGGCCAGCGCCGCGCACCACACCGCCTCGCTGGACGTCCCGGTGTCCATGGCCGACGGCGATGGCGCCAGCATGGGCGAACTGATGGGCGACGTCGACCCCGGCTTCGACCTGGTCGTCGACCGCGAGGCGCTCAAACCGCTGCTGGCCGAGCTGAGCACCCGGGACAAGAAGATCCTGCTGATGAAGTTCTTCCGCAACATGTCCCAGGCCCAGATCGGCGCCGAGCTCGGCGTCTCGCAGATGCAGGTGTCGCGGCTGCTGTCGCAGATCCTGGGACGGCTGCGGGAGAAGGTCGAGGCCGGATAG
- a CDS encoding phosphatase PAP2 family protein encodes MSGRSLVRRLGDLDAQAYAAVARTPTSDAVDVALRRLSRAANHSKISFAVAAVLAIRPAAPRLAAEAGVGAVAVASVSANLLAKRLARRPRPARAEPGLFPRRYVVMPRSASFPSGHTASAVAFAVAVGRILPAAAAPLGALAATVGYSRVHTGVHYPGDVAGGAVLGAGSAALVLGVMRARRRAVHR; translated from the coding sequence GTGAGCGGCCGGTCGCTGGTGCGCCGGCTCGGGGACCTCGACGCGCAGGCGTACGCCGCCGTGGCCCGCACGCCGACCTCCGACGCCGTCGACGTGGCGCTGCGCAGGCTCTCGCGGGCCGCGAACCACTCGAAGATCTCGTTCGCCGTCGCCGCGGTGCTGGCCATCCGGCCCGCGGCGCCCCGCCTGGCCGCCGAGGCCGGGGTGGGCGCCGTCGCGGTCGCGTCGGTGAGCGCGAACCTGCTGGCGAAGCGGTTGGCGCGCAGGCCCCGTCCGGCGCGCGCCGAGCCGGGGCTGTTCCCGAGACGGTACGTCGTGATGCCGCGCTCGGCGTCGTTCCCGTCCGGGCACACGGCCTCCGCCGTCGCGTTCGCGGTCGCCGTCGGGCGGATCCTGCCGGCCGCGGCGGCGCCGTTGGGGGCGCTGGCCGCGACGGTCGGATACTCGCGGGTCCACACCGGCGTGCACTATCCCGGTGACGTGGCCGGGGGAGCGGTGCTCGGTGCGGGCAGCGCCGCGCTGGTGCTCGGCGTGATGCGAGCCAGGCGGCGGGCCGTTCACAGGTAG
- a CDS encoding B12-binding domain-containing protein yields MRAQAVSAQAVSDYWNALMARDESAALAAAWAALDHGVPPESVVLDLVGAAQSRVGAEWAANRLSVAQEHAATALGDRVLAALGGHPGYRRGAPEPRGRVTVACVDGEWHAMPARLLAEVLSLSGWRVDFLGAHVPGPHLIAHLHESGPDVVALSASLALRLPDAHAAITACQAASVPVLAGGAAFGPNGEYARLLGADAWARDARSALAVLDRPMPRPRPPHQAVDDLPHLADQEYTHVATNRPRIVAAIVSALGERNPMMREYTPQQMQYTIEDIDHVVRFLACALYVDDASLFAAFIAWTRAILTDRGVPAQALTSALDLLGTQLRDFPRAVGLNAAGHAAMEAQAA; encoded by the coding sequence GTGAGGGCACAGGCCGTCAGCGCACAAGCCGTCAGCGACTATTGGAACGCCCTGATGGCCCGGGACGAGTCGGCGGCGCTGGCCGCGGCCTGGGCCGCGCTGGACCACGGCGTCCCGCCGGAGAGCGTGGTGCTGGACCTCGTGGGTGCCGCGCAGTCCCGGGTGGGCGCCGAATGGGCCGCCAACCGTCTCAGCGTCGCGCAGGAACACGCCGCGACCGCGCTGGGCGACCGCGTCCTGGCCGCCCTGGGCGGACATCCCGGCTACCGGCGCGGGGCCCCCGAGCCGCGAGGCCGGGTCACGGTGGCTTGCGTGGACGGCGAGTGGCACGCGATGCCGGCCCGGCTGCTGGCCGAAGTGCTCTCGCTGAGCGGCTGGCGGGTGGACTTCCTGGGCGCCCACGTCCCGGGACCGCACCTGATCGCGCATCTGCACGAAAGCGGACCGGACGTCGTCGCCCTGTCGGCGAGCCTGGCGCTGCGGCTGCCCGACGCGCACGCCGCGATCACCGCGTGCCAGGCGGCCTCGGTCCCGGTCCTGGCCGGCGGCGCCGCCTTCGGCCCGAACGGGGAGTACGCACGCCTGCTCGGCGCGGACGCCTGGGCCCGCGACGCGCGCTCGGCGCTGGCCGTGCTCGACCGGCCCATGCCGCGCCCGCGCCCGCCGCACCAGGCCGTCGACGACCTCCCGCATCTGGCCGACCAGGAGTACACGCACGTCGCGACCAACCGGCCGCGGATCGTCGCCGCGATCGTGTCCGCGCTGGGGGAGCGGAACCCGATGATGCGCGAGTACACCCCGCAGCAGATGCAGTACACCATCGAGGACATCGACCATGTCGTACGGTTTCTGGCCTGCGCGCTGTACGTCGACGACGCTTCCCTGTTCGCGGCGTTCATCGCCTGGACGCGGGCGATCCTCACCGATCGCGGCGTCCCGGCACAGGCCCTGACCAGCGCGCTGGATCTGCTCGGAACACAGCTGCGGGACTTCCCCCGGGCCGTGGGCCTGAACGCCGCCGGGCACGCCGCGATGGAGGCGCAGGCGGCATGA
- a CDS encoding ATP-binding protein, which yields MSEQETPEHAAPDDGRLVITSDQSDLAGARQITAGHLRECCDWVDRDAVLLVVSELLSNAVLHGGGWWRLTVTASPGQLRIEVEDKESLVPSIRQVDMKGAPGGLGMHIISKLVTSYEAAVHPAGTGKTVRALWSRPGLPA from the coding sequence ATGAGCGAGCAGGAGACCCCGGAGCACGCCGCGCCCGACGACGGGCGGCTGGTCATCACCTCCGACCAGTCCGACCTGGCCGGCGCGCGCCAGATCACGGCGGGCCACCTGCGCGAATGCTGTGACTGGGTCGACCGCGACGCGGTCCTGCTCGTGGTCTCGGAGCTGTTGAGCAACGCGGTGCTCCACGGCGGGGGCTGGTGGCGGCTGACCGTGACCGCCTCGCCGGGGCAGCTGCGGATCGAGGTCGAGGACAAGGAGAGCCTGGTCCCCTCCATCCGCCAGGTCGACATGAAGGGCGCCCCCGGCGGTCTGGGAATGCATATCATCAGCAAACTCGTCACCAGCTACGAGGCGGCGGTGCACCCCGCCGGTACCGGGAAGACCGTCCGCGCCTTGTGGAGCCGGCCCGGGCTGCCCGCCTAG
- a CDS encoding diacylglycerol kinase family protein — protein sequence MSVDRRSRTLAQIAVLCLLAALAALVVTVIFFHGLIMVAAVLATVLLTGVGAWWFIARRGVLRWLGAALAAAAPVVLIVLSAVAGFWLDGVAVALLGAAGLLCARAAVRGLDRPPEFERPRYRRTARPRKPVLIMNPASGGGKVGEFGLVARAESLGARVLLLDPDADQDVAAMARRAVAEGADLLGVAGGDGTQALVAAVAAEHGLPFLVLSAGTRNHFAMDLGLDRDDPAAGLDALRDGVELRVDLGTVGDRPFVNTASFGAYAEIVQDPRYRDSKAGTALDSLPDLLPADGASLAVDADGDRLPSPHVLLVSNNPYLESGTLGGGRRPRLDRGLLGVVAVRVEGALSAAQTALLGAGSAAVTVREAREVRVEAAQPRIPVAVDGEALSLEAPVVCTIRPGALRVRVPRNRPHSAPHRPLRTEWRTVLGLALGRLGTAPHAGGQR from the coding sequence GTGAGCGTCGACCGTCGGAGCCGCACCTTGGCCCAGATCGCGGTGCTCTGTCTGCTCGCGGCCCTGGCCGCGCTGGTGGTCACCGTCATCTTCTTCCACGGCCTGATCATGGTCGCGGCGGTGCTGGCCACGGTGCTGCTGACCGGGGTCGGCGCCTGGTGGTTCATCGCCCGCCGCGGAGTTCTGAGATGGCTGGGAGCGGCGCTGGCGGCGGCCGCGCCGGTGGTGCTGATCGTGCTGTCCGCGGTGGCCGGCTTCTGGCTCGACGGCGTCGCCGTCGCGCTGCTGGGGGCCGCCGGGCTGCTCTGCGCGCGGGCCGCGGTGCGGGGGCTGGACCGGCCGCCGGAGTTCGAGCGGCCGCGCTACCGGCGCACCGCCCGGCCCCGCAAGCCGGTGCTGATCATGAACCCGGCCTCCGGGGGCGGCAAGGTCGGCGAGTTCGGCCTGGTGGCCAGGGCCGAGTCCCTCGGCGCCCGGGTGCTCCTGCTGGATCCCGACGCCGACCAGGACGTCGCCGCGATGGCGCGCCGGGCCGTGGCCGAGGGCGCGGACCTGCTCGGCGTGGCCGGCGGCGACGGTACGCAGGCCCTGGTGGCGGCGGTCGCGGCCGAACACGGTCTGCCGTTCCTGGTGCTGTCCGCCGGCACCCGCAACCACTTCGCGATGGACCTGGGCCTGGACCGCGACGATCCGGCCGCCGGCCTGGACGCCCTGCGCGACGGGGTGGAGCTGCGGGTGGACCTCGGGACGGTGGGCGACAGGCCGTTCGTCAACACGGCGTCGTTCGGCGCCTATGCCGAGATCGTCCAAGACCCGCGATACCGGGACTCCAAGGCCGGAACGGCGCTGGACAGCCTGCCCGACCTGCTCCCCGCCGACGGGGCGTCGCTCGCCGTGGACGCCGACGGCGACCGGCTGCCCTCCCCGCACGTGCTTCTGGTGAGCAACAACCCTTATCTGGAGTCCGGCACCCTCGGTGGCGGGCGCCGTCCGCGCCTGGACCGAGGGCTCCTGGGCGTGGTGGCCGTCCGGGTGGAAGGCGCGCTCAGCGCGGCGCAGACGGCGCTGCTGGGGGCCGGGTCCGCAGCGGTGACCGTGCGCGAAGCCCGCGAGGTGCGGGTCGAGGCGGCCCAGCCGCGGATCCCGGTCGCCGTGGACGGCGAGGCCCTGAGCCTGGAAGCGCCGGTGGTCTGCACGATCCGCCCCGGTGCGCTGCGCGTCCGCGTGCCGCGCAACCGGCCGCACAGCGCACCGCACCGGCCGTTGCGGACCGAGTGGCGCACCGTGCTGGGCCTGGCGCTCGGCCGTCTCGGGACCGCTCCGCACGCCGGAGGCCAGCGGTGA